A single Parabacteroides timonensis DNA region contains:
- a CDS encoding TonB-dependent receptor yields MHNNIIKQWRLLPFSLKKIIRIAEMGFLFSLLFSFNLLAAIDLQSNKVSIKKSNCTIIEILKELEQSSSFLFCYNDKEVDVNQRTSINVNNASLEDVLDLILKKNNYSYRIINNQILIEVDRKTAGKIAQQKKEVSGLVLDSEGEPIAGANIVVKGTNNGTITDIDGKFALEVPENAVLQVSFIGFLAQEVTVKGTNVTISLREDTQKLEEVVVVGYGTQKKVTLTGAVAAISGDEILTTKNENVENMLSGKIPGVRVVQKSGEPGSYNNSFEIRGMGNPLIIVDGVPRENMNRLDPNEIENISILKDASAAIYGVRAANGVVLITTKKGAGTKLQLDYNGSVGWQRASGLPETGNAIEYMTLMNENAINNGRDPMYSQDDIDAYRTGKKQSTDWTSSAINETAPQTQHSFSATGSTEKVNYFLNFGYLNQEGFWKSGDLNYERFNIRSNISAQISKRLKAEMLIGAMKDTKNSPYHDAWIVYKSIWTQVPTWPLYANDNPNYLYNAADADHPIAITDSDISGYKKNNSKSFQGTFNLEYDVPYIDGLKAKASYSYDYLMWESKEFAKEYTLYTYDAETNVYSGSKAQSPSDIRRSFRENESSLLQLQLNYVRTFNEKHNINVLALYEESTSRMDNFYAKRQLSMDAVDQLFAGNSLNQEGSMDGSGYRPNTKLADQNGIWKIVNKGFVGRFNYDYSSKYIAEFSFRYDGSSKFASGHQWGFFPAGSIGWRVSEESFMKDSPALSFINNLKLRASYGKMGDDNSSTYQFLSGYDYPSGGYVMGNSYVNGLGMRGMANPYITWYTSKMLNVGLDADLWSGLLGFQFDIFSRDRDGLLATRNLSLPGTVGAGLPQENLEGDLTKGFELALTHRNQIRDFNYYFSGNISFTRTHWTYKEISQRGNSYRNWRDNYTDRYNDLWWGLGYVGQFNSYDQAHNSPIQDSKGNSILRPGDYAYEDWNGDGVIDDNDIHPIATTGYPKINFGFTLGAEWKGFDLNLVFQGAAKSNVKYPEQLEGPLMWDRNGLSMFMDRWHLADPNDPDSEWIPGYYPSTNRGETTNYKDSERSVQSANYLRLKSLELGYSLPSSVLKYTGIQRARIYFSGYNIFTITGMKYLDPEHPSDTYGYLYPLTKSYNIGLNITF; encoded by the coding sequence ATGCATAATAATATTATTAAGCAATGGAGGTTATTACCCTTTTCATTAAAAAAAATAATTCGCATAGCGGAAATGGGTTTTCTATTTTCGTTACTATTTTCTTTCAATTTATTAGCAGCGATAGATCTTCAAAGTAATAAGGTTTCAATAAAAAAAAGTAATTGTACCATTATAGAAATATTGAAAGAGTTGGAGCAAAGCAGTTCTTTTCTGTTTTGTTATAATGATAAAGAAGTCGATGTTAACCAAAGGACGAGTATAAATGTTAATAACGCATCATTAGAGGATGTTTTGGACTTGATCCTGAAAAAGAACAACTATAGCTACCGGATTATAAATAATCAAATACTGATTGAAGTTGATAGAAAAACAGCAGGTAAGATTGCTCAACAAAAGAAAGAAGTATCAGGTTTGGTATTGGATTCGGAAGGGGAACCGATTGCCGGTGCTAATATTGTAGTTAAAGGAACAAACAACGGAACAATTACCGATATAGATGGCAAATTTGCTCTTGAGGTTCCTGAGAATGCAGTATTGCAAGTTTCTTTTATTGGCTTTCTTGCACAAGAAGTAACAGTTAAAGGTACAAATGTTACGATTTCTTTGCGTGAGGATACGCAGAAGTTGGAAGAAGTTGTTGTTGTAGGTTATGGAACTCAGAAGAAAGTAACCTTGACAGGGGCTGTTGCTGCTATTTCCGGGGATGAGATCTTGACAACAAAAAATGAGAACGTAGAAAATATGTTGTCAGGAAAAATTCCGGGAGTACGGGTTGTTCAGAAGTCAGGTGAACCGGGTTCTTATAACAACAGCTTTGAGATACGTGGTATGGGAAATCCTTTAATCATTGTAGACGGTGTTCCACGGGAAAACATGAATCGGCTCGATCCAAATGAGATTGAAAATATATCGATCTTGAAAGATGCTTCAGCTGCTATTTATGGTGTACGTGCTGCTAATGGGGTGGTACTGATCACAACAAAAAAAGGTGCGGGAACTAAATTACAGCTTGATTATAACGGTTCTGTCGGATGGCAACGGGCTTCCGGGCTTCCGGAAACCGGAAATGCGATAGAATATATGACTTTGATGAATGAGAATGCTATAAATAATGGTAGAGATCCAATGTATTCTCAGGATGATATAGATGCTTATAGAACAGGAAAAAAGCAAAGTACAGATTGGACATCAAGCGCCATTAATGAAACAGCTCCTCAGACACAACATAGTTTTAGTGCCACAGGAAGTACAGAAAAGGTAAATTACTTTTTGAATTTCGGTTATCTTAATCAAGAAGGATTTTGGAAAAGTGGAGACTTGAATTATGAACGTTTTAATATACGTTCAAATATTAGTGCGCAGATTTCTAAAAGATTGAAGGCAGAAATGCTTATTGGTGCAATGAAAGATACCAAAAACTCACCATATCATGATGCATGGATTGTCTATAAATCTATTTGGACTCAAGTTCCGACTTGGCCTTTATATGCTAATGATAATCCTAATTATTTATATAATGCGGCAGATGCAGACCATCCGATAGCAATTACAGATTCTGATATTAGTGGTTATAAGAAAAACAATAGTAAATCATTTCAAGGTACATTTAATCTTGAATATGATGTTCCTTATATAGATGGATTAAAGGCAAAAGCATCATATAGTTATGATTATTTGATGTGGGAATCTAAAGAATTTGCCAAGGAATATACTTTATATACTTATGACGCAGAGACAAATGTTTATAGTGGAAGTAAAGCACAGTCGCCATCTGATATACGACGTTCATTCAGAGAAAATGAATCATCTTTGTTACAACTTCAATTGAATTATGTGCGTACTTTTAATGAGAAACATAATATTAATGTTTTGGCATTATATGAAGAAAGTACATCTCGTATGGATAATTTTTATGCTAAACGTCAGCTTAGCATGGATGCTGTGGATCAGTTGTTTGCTGGTAATTCGTTGAATCAGGAAGGTTCAATGGATGGTAGTGGATATAGGCCGAATACTAAATTGGCAGATCAGAATGGTATTTGGAAAATTGTTAATAAAGGATTTGTGGGAAGATTCAATTATGATTATTCTTCTAAATATATTGCTGAGTTTAGTTTTAGATATGATGGTTCATCTAAATTTGCATCAGGTCATCAATGGGGATTCTTTCCTGCGGGTTCTATAGGATGGCGTGTTTCGGAAGAATCTTTTATGAAGGACTCTCCTGCTCTCTCTTTCATCAATAACTTAAAACTGAGAGCTTCTTATGGTAAAATGGGAGATGATAATTCTTCTACTTATCAGTTTTTATCGGGATACGATTATCCGAGTGGTGGTTATGTAATGGGGAATAGTTATGTGAATGGTTTAGGGATGCGTGGTATGGCGAATCCTTATATTACATGGTATACTTCTAAAATGTTGAATGTCGGTTTAGATGCGGATTTATGGTCAGGGCTTTTAGGATTTCAGTTTGATATTTTTTCACGTGACAGAGATGGTTTGCTGGCAACTAGAAATTTGAGTTTACCGGGAACTGTTGGTGCAGGATTGCCACAGGAGAATTTGGAAGGTGATTTGACTAAAGGTTTTGAATTGGCTTTAACGCATAGAAACCAAATAAGAGATTTTAATTATTATTTTTCTGGAAATATTTCATTTACTCGTACCCACTGGACATATAAAGAAATCTCTCAGAGAGGAAACTCTTATAGAAACTGGAGAGATAACTATACGGACAGGTATAATGATTTGTGGTGGGGTTTAGGATATGTAGGTCAGTTTAATTCTTATGACCAGGCACATAATAGTCCTATTCAGGATTCAAAAGGTAATTCTATTTTGCGTCCGGGTGATTATGCTTATGAAGACTGGAATGGAGATGGTGTTATTGATGATAATGATATACATCCTATTGCTACTACAGGTTATCCAAAAATAAATTTTGGTTTTACTTTGGGAGCTGAGTGGAAAGGTTTTGATCTTAATCTGGTGTTTCAGGGAGCAGCAAAAAGTAATGTGAAGTATCCGGAACAATTGGAAGGTCCTCTTATGTGGGATAGGAATGGTTTGAGTATGTTTATGGATAGATGGCATTTAGCAGATCCTAATGATCCTGACAGTGAATGGATTCCGGGTTATTATCCTTCAACTAATCGTGGAGAAACGACGAATTATAAGGATTCGGAACGTTCTGTTCAGAGTGCAAATTATTTAAGATTGAAAAGTTTGGAGTTAGGTTACTCATTACCATCTTCTGTACTTAAATATACAGGAATCCAGCGTGCCAGGATTTATTTTAGCGGATATAATATTTTTACAATAACCGGAATGAAATATCTTGATCCTGAACATCCTAGTGATACATATGGGTATTTGTATCCATTAACAAAATCGTATAATATTGGTTTAAATATTACTTTTTAA
- a CDS encoding sulfotransferase family protein encodes MNTIQGIQMIGTQRSGSNLLRVMLDGIREIAAPHPPHILQRFLPLLPKYGDLMDQSNFYRLVQDVCELVTVNPVPWEGITIRADEVVAACRQQTLYELFRVIYESAARQTGASFWLCKSMKNMLYAEGIESTGISPYYIYLYRDGRDVALSFKKAIVGEKHIYALAENWKKDQEAALRLKDRTAADHFFMLNYETLIASPEKVMRQLCDFLHLPYSDRVMDYYKSRESENTAVAGKMWANVTKPILKDNTKKFLRELSPEDIAIFESVAGDLLQQLGYSLCTPLDLLKGSFSDEEIVFFNEENIRLKNVFIQQADPADLAKRRPQDELINRIKQY; translated from the coding sequence ATGAATACAATACAAGGTATACAAATGATTGGAACCCAGCGATCCGGATCCAATCTGTTGCGTGTCATGCTGGACGGAATCCGGGAGATCGCTGCTCCCCATCCTCCGCATATTCTTCAGCGTTTCTTACCGTTGCTTCCCAAATATGGCGATTTGATGGATCAGTCTAATTTTTATCGGTTGGTACAGGATGTGTGCGAGTTAGTCACAGTGAATCCGGTTCCCTGGGAAGGTATTACTATTCGTGCAGATGAAGTGGTAGCAGCCTGCAGGCAACAAACGTTGTATGAGTTGTTCCGGGTGATTTATGAATCGGCGGCCCGTCAGACCGGAGCTTCTTTCTGGCTATGTAAAAGCATGAAAAATATGCTGTATGCAGAAGGCATTGAATCTACCGGGATTTCTCCTTATTATATCTATCTATACCGGGACGGTCGTGATGTCGCCCTTTCGTTTAAAAAGGCTATTGTCGGAGAGAAACATATTTATGCACTGGCTGAAAATTGGAAAAAGGATCAGGAAGCAGCTCTCCGTTTGAAAGACAGGACGGCGGCCGATCATTTCTTTATGCTGAATTACGAAACACTTATTGCCAGTCCGGAAAAAGTGATGCGGCAGCTTTGCGATTTCCTGCATCTTCCTTATTCTGATAGGGTGATGGATTATTATAAGAGCCGCGAGTCTGAAAATACAGCGGTTGCAGGCAAAATGTGGGCAAATGTAACCAAACCGATCCTGAAAGACAATACAAAAAAGTTTCTGCGTGAATTATCTCCCGAAGATATTGCTATCTTTGAATCCGTAGCCGGAGATCTATTGCAGCAACTGGGGTATTCCTTATGTACTCCCCTTGATCTGTTAAAAGGCAGTTTCTCTGACGAGGAAATAGTGTTTTTTAATGAGGAAAACATACGTTTGAAGAATGTCTTTATCCAGCAGGCTGATCCCGCCGACCTGGCGAAAAGACGTCCGCAGGATGAATTGATCAATCGTATAAAGCAATATTAA
- a CDS encoding FecR family protein yields MLLLLGISGLYFLSQDFPHEELIVLESGSMSIRTIELSDGTIVKMGANSKFSYPKEFKKNVRRVEVDGQCFFQVKKDTERPFVVSMENIDVTVLGTQFEVFSYGSEEKTEVTLLSGKVQINAFSDWLAEKQTVVLHPDQKMVFNKKDGSIDVEEIDAGKYLSWQKSGILSFENESLAVIIPRLEQWFGCKIVYPETGSDNLRVTVKIKTETLEETLNIISLTTKYKYVYTDGIYKFY; encoded by the coding sequence ATGCTATTGCTTTTGGGTATAAGTGGACTTTATTTTCTTTCACAGGATTTTCCACATGAAGAATTGATCGTTCTCGAATCTGGTTCTATGAGTATCCGAACAATAGAGCTTTCAGATGGGACTATTGTAAAGATGGGTGCCAACAGTAAATTTAGTTATCCGAAAGAATTTAAGAAGAATGTACGTAGAGTAGAAGTGGACGGACAATGTTTCTTCCAGGTGAAAAAAGATACCGAAAGACCTTTTGTCGTAAGTATGGAGAATATAGATGTTACCGTTCTCGGTACTCAATTTGAAGTTTTTAGTTATGGTTCGGAAGAGAAGACAGAAGTGACTCTTTTGAGTGGGAAAGTTCAAATAAACGCTTTTTCTGATTGGCTGGCAGAAAAGCAAACCGTTGTTTTACATCCTGATCAGAAAATGGTCTTTAATAAAAAAGACGGTAGTATCGATGTTGAAGAAATAGATGCCGGTAAATATTTATCATGGCAGAAATCAGGTATATTAAGCTTTGAGAATGAATCTTTAGCTGTGATTATTCCTCGTCTTGAACAATGGTTCGGTTGTAAGATTGTTTATCCTGAAACAGGTTCGGATAACTTAAGAGTTACTGTTAAAATTAAAACGGAAACATTGGAAGAAACTTTGAATATTATTAGTTTAACTACAAAATATAAATATGTATATACGGATGGTATATATAAGTTCTATTAG
- the chrA gene encoding chromate efflux transporter — protein sequence MERASLSYIFFTFLKLGATAFGGYMSLVAIVQKQLVEVDKKLKEEDLLDGISLTSVLPGPVAVNTIAYVGYHLRGIPGAVVAFAGIIIPSFLLVTFLSWLYFSYGNIPAVKNVFSGITPAITALIVTVAIGMARKTIKLPAQWVLCLLAALLLIFIGGFTVTFLLIIGSGIAGGFLFRQPVGQGLISDGEKRTGSRQLMTSGIVLLLLLCILLWGGQYPGAPEGIQIVSTFSGISLTLFGGGYVVIPALHELFVENLNWLTSAEFADGIAIGQITPGPIFITATFIGYKVAGITGALLATLAMFTPPAVLTVLLSRFVKILNQSSVVKAAMKGIRAAVIGMIFASAVTIGQTITLSVVSVIIFLVTFFISLKYTISPVYLIIGAGVAGFILF from the coding sequence ATGGAACGTGCATCGCTATCCTATATCTTCTTTACATTCCTGAAATTGGGAGCTACGGCATTTGGCGGTTATATGTCGCTAGTGGCTATCGTACAGAAGCAGTTAGTAGAAGTAGACAAGAAACTGAAAGAAGAAGATTTGCTGGATGGGATTTCGCTGACCTCCGTATTGCCGGGGCCTGTAGCCGTAAATACGATTGCCTATGTCGGGTACCATTTAAGGGGGATACCGGGGGCGGTTGTAGCTTTTGCCGGGATCATTATTCCCTCGTTCTTACTGGTTACATTTCTTTCGTGGTTGTATTTCTCCTATGGAAATATACCTGCGGTAAAGAATGTGTTCAGCGGAATCACTCCGGCTATTACCGCTTTGATCGTTACGGTGGCTATCGGGATGGCGCGTAAGACGATCAAATTGCCTGCCCAATGGGTTCTTTGCCTGCTGGCGGCTTTGTTGCTGATTTTTATCGGTGGTTTTACGGTTACTTTTCTGTTGATTATCGGTAGCGGGATAGCCGGCGGTTTCCTGTTTCGCCAGCCAGTGGGACAAGGGTTGATATCAGATGGGGAGAAGCGGACGGGTAGCAGGCAGCTGATGACTTCCGGGATTGTTCTTTTGCTATTACTCTGTATCTTACTTTGGGGAGGACAATATCCGGGTGCTCCGGAAGGTATTCAGATTGTATCGACCTTCTCCGGTATCAGCCTGACTTTGTTCGGAGGGGGATATGTTGTTATCCCTGCTTTGCATGAGTTGTTCGTGGAGAACTTGAACTGGCTGACCTCGGCTGAGTTTGCCGACGGGATAGCGATCGGGCAGATCACTCCCGGACCGATATTTATTACAGCGACCTTCATTGGGTATAAAGTGGCAGGTATCACGGGGGCGTTGCTGGCAACGTTGGCGATGTTCACTCCGCCGGCTGTATTAACCGTCTTATTATCCCGTTTTGTAAAGATTCTGAATCAGTCATCCGTTGTAAAAGCAGCCATGAAAGGGATACGGGCAGCTGTTATCGGAATGATCTTTGCTTCAGCCGTTACGATCGGACAGACGATTACGCTGTCGGTTGTTTCGGTTATTATCTTCCTGGTTACATTTTTTATTTCACTAAAATACACAATCAGTCCGGTTTACCTGATCATCGGAGCAGGCGTGGCGGGCTTTATCTTATTCTAA
- a CDS encoding glycoside hydrolase domain-containing protein → MKQLLFTLFCLFTYSSLQAQAVPTDELYGVGTWNADSLGNHRVVVAVDKPADAVLATIDWRRRDLNPEAKNLIVVDAATGERITNVCRFTIDRERGEVAFQPQTVPGEYYIYYLKNVMSGSPYYPTVNYPAFENTASADWVKKNKLSGKKAPALPAAKVVQFQAINELNSFYPMEVIATSNETARLLKERPGEKYILFTEDRKFPIRMTTDIPYKWIADNRHDFFNGQADKGEYYVFQLGVWAARSNVENLHVDFSALTNKATGEQIPASSFTCFNTEGTDVTGTVFEKNCSVDKGKVQALWVGTQLPEHLSAGTYLGTVTVSAANAESKAVQVSLNVSENVIANHGDNEPWRHSRLRWLNSQIGFDDEVIAPYTALVMKDKTISCLGREVKLSDLGLPEHITSYFKETMTGIGTNGRSVLAAPMELAADGGAWENLNFEITKHKQGAIAWKALNQNSRFLMDLEGEMESDGNIAYKVTLVAREDASVEDVVLRTHLASGVGRYMMGLGEKGGYCPNDLRWKWDVEKNQDAVWVGDVNAGIQIRLYDNKYERPLNTNFYHQKPLHMPVSWCNAGNGGIDIHNAADGTRINAYSGKRSVKKGDRLYYYFNLALTPFRPIDTDKQWRERYHHNYEFLDGIQKRGANVINIHHANAINPFINYPFLRTKEMKAYIDGAHARDMKVKIYNTVRELSNSCVEMFALRSLGNEIFSEGPGGGFSWLQEHLDQNYIGAWFVPGLKDAAIVNSGVSRWHNYYLEGLDWLMKNVGIDGLYIDDLAFDRMTMKRIRKVMNRTNPGAMIDLHSANQYNPKDGFANSANLYLEHFPYLDRLWFGEYFNYDFPPEFWLVEVSGIPYGLMGEMLEGGGNPWRGMLYGMTGRSPRVDNGPLWKLWDSFGMQNSEMIGYWVKDNPVKTGSEKTLATVYSHMGDKALISLATWEDADAKVKLSIDWAKLGLDPSKVTLHAPAIENFQQEVTWKPGDEIVVPKGKGLLIIAK, encoded by the coding sequence ATGAAACAATTGCTATTTACACTTTTTTGCCTGTTTACCTATAGTAGTTTGCAGGCACAGGCTGTACCCACAGACGAACTTTATGGGGTGGGTACATGGAATGCCGATTCATTGGGAAACCATCGGGTAGTTGTCGCTGTAGATAAACCGGCCGATGCCGTATTGGCAACGATCGACTGGCGTCGCCGCGATCTGAACCCGGAAGCAAAGAATCTGATCGTTGTGGATGCTGCAACCGGTGAACGTATTACGAATGTATGCCGCTTTACTATTGACCGGGAGCGAGGAGAGGTGGCTTTCCAGCCGCAGACTGTTCCGGGAGAATATTATATTTATTATCTGAAGAATGTAATGAGCGGCAGCCCTTATTATCCTACCGTCAATTACCCGGCTTTCGAGAATACGGCTTCGGCTGACTGGGTAAAGAAAAATAAACTGTCCGGGAAGAAAGCACCTGCCCTTCCGGCGGCTAAAGTCGTACAGTTCCAGGCAATCAATGAGCTGAACAGCTTCTATCCGATGGAAGTGATCGCTACATCGAACGAGACTGCCCGATTATTAAAAGAACGTCCCGGGGAGAAATATATTCTCTTTACGGAAGACCGCAAATTCCCCATCCGTATGACAACGGATATTCCTTATAAATGGATTGCCGACAACCGTCATGATTTCTTTAACGGGCAGGCGGATAAGGGAGAGTATTATGTCTTTCAGTTAGGTGTCTGGGCGGCACGTTCGAATGTAGAGAATCTGCATGTCGATTTCTCTGCCCTTACGAATAAAGCGACCGGCGAGCAAATACCGGCCTCCTCATTTACCTGTTTCAATACGGAAGGGACAGATGTGACCGGTACCGTTTTTGAAAAGAATTGCTCTGTGGATAAGGGTAAAGTGCAGGCATTATGGGTTGGAACCCAGTTGCCGGAGCATCTTTCTGCAGGCACTTATCTGGGAACAGTGACTGTCTCTGCCGCCAATGCCGAAAGCAAAGCCGTACAAGTCTCTCTGAATGTTTCGGAAAATGTAATTGCCAATCATGGAGATAATGAACCTTGGCGTCATTCCCGTCTGCGTTGGCTGAACTCGCAGATCGGTTTTGATGATGAGGTGATTGCCCCTTATACGGCGTTGGTGATGAAGGATAAAACGATCAGCTGCCTGGGACGCGAGGTTAAACTCTCTGACTTAGGTTTGCCGGAACATATTACCAGTTATTTCAAAGAGACTATGACGGGCATCGGTACGAATGGCCGTAGTGTATTGGCTGCTCCTATGGAACTGGCTGCCGATGGCGGTGCATGGGAAAACCTGAACTTCGAAATCACCAAACATAAACAAGGTGCAATCGCCTGGAAAGCCCTTAATCAGAACAGCCGTTTCCTGATGGACCTGGAAGGAGAGATGGAATCGGATGGAAACATAGCATATAAAGTGACGTTGGTCGCCCGTGAAGATGCTTCTGTGGAAGATGTTGTGTTGCGGACACATTTAGCATCCGGTGTCGGACGTTATATGATGGGTCTGGGAGAGAAAGGCGGTTATTGTCCGAATGATCTTCGCTGGAAATGGGATGTAGAGAAAAACCAGGATGCTGTTTGGGTAGGTGATGTCAATGCCGGTATCCAGATCCGCCTGTATGATAATAAATATGAACGTCCGCTGAATACTAATTTCTATCATCAAAAACCGTTGCACATGCCGGTATCCTGGTGTAATGCCGGAAATGGAGGTATCGATATTCATAATGCTGCCGATGGAACACGTATTAATGCTTATTCCGGTAAGCGCAGCGTGAAAAAAGGAGATCGGTTGTATTATTATTTCAACCTGGCGTTGACTCCGTTCCGTCCGATCGATACGGATAAACAATGGCGCGAACGCTATCATCATAACTATGAGTTCCTGGATGGCATACAAAAGCGAGGTGCCAATGTCATCAATATTCATCATGCGAACGCTATCAATCCGTTCATCAACTATCCGTTCCTGCGTACCAAAGAGATGAAAGCGTACATCGACGGTGCTCACGCCCGTGATATGAAGGTGAAAATTTACAATACCGTTCGTGAGTTGTCCAACAGCTGTGTGGAAATGTTTGCTTTGCGTAGTCTGGGGAATGAGATATTTTCGGAAGGTCCCGGCGGCGGCTTCTCCTGGTTACAGGAACATTTGGACCAGAATTATATCGGCGCCTGGTTTGTACCCGGACTGAAAGATGCGGCGATTGTGAACAGTGGCGTTTCCCGCTGGCATAATTATTATCTGGAGGGTCTCGACTGGCTGATGAAGAACGTCGGTATCGACGGGCTGTATATCGATGACCTGGCTTTCGACCGGATGACGATGAAGCGTATCCGCAAAGTGATGAACCGTACGAATCCGGGTGCTATGATTGACCTGCATTCTGCCAATCAGTATAATCCGAAAGACGGTTTTGCCAATAGTGCCAATTTGTATCTGGAACATTTCCCCTACCTCGACCGTCTGTGGTTCGGTGAATACTTCAATTATGATTTCCCGCCGGAGTTTTGGCTGGTTGAAGTTTCCGGTATTCCTTATGGTTTGATGGGCGAGATGCTGGAAGGAGGCGGTAATCCGTGGCGCGGCATGCTGTATGGCATGACAGGACGTAGTCCTCGTGTGGATAACGGACCGCTGTGGAAACTGTGGGATTCTTTCGGTATGCAGAATAGTGAAATGATCGGTTACTGGGTGAAAGACAATCCGGTGAAGACGGGCAGCGAAAAGACGTTGGCGACCGTTTACAGTCACATGGGTGATAAAGCACTGATCTCGTTGGCTACCTGGGAAGATGCGGATGCCAAAGTGAAACTTTCCATCGACTGGGCTAAACTAGGCCTTGATCCTTCGAAAGTGACATTGCATGCCCCGGCTATCGAGAATTTCCAACAGGAAGTAACCTGGAAACCGGGTGATGAGATTGTTGTACCGAAAGGGAAGGGCTTGTTAATTATTGCAAAATAG
- a CDS encoding RNA polymerase sigma factor codes for MERSYEILLAKIAEGDEKAFHQIWDIYYLKLFRVALYFIRSKELSEEVVSDIFFILWQKRNMLPKIDDLDKYLYVAVKNQALQYLRKQGLQNKEPIDLYTVEFFHDNDNPELQFLNNEFQALVQKAIDSLPDKCKEVFRLHFSEKLKQREIAVLLDISEKTVGIHIMNAYKRISQYVNHEYSKDEKIKRMLCIFF; via the coding sequence ATGGAACGAAGCTATGAGATATTATTGGCGAAAATTGCAGAAGGGGATGAAAAAGCCTTCCATCAAATTTGGGATATTTATTATCTCAAACTATTTAGAGTTGCCTTATATTTCATCAGATCAAAAGAGTTATCCGAAGAAGTGGTATCAGATATATTCTTTATCCTTTGGCAAAAAAGAAATATGTTACCAAAGATTGATGACTTGGATAAATATCTCTATGTTGCTGTTAAAAACCAAGCTTTACAATATTTGAGAAAACAAGGATTACAAAACAAGGAACCGATCGATTTGTACACAGTCGAATTTTTCCATGACAACGATAATCCGGAACTCCAGTTTCTAAACAATGAGTTCCAGGCCCTTGTGCAAAAAGCCATCGATTCACTCCCGGATAAATGTAAAGAGGTATTTCGTCTTCATTTTTCTGAAAAACTAAAACAAAGAGAGATTGCAGTCCTTCTCGACATATCAGAAAAAACAGTAGGCATCCACATAATGAATGCCTACAAGCGTATCTCACAATACGTTAATCATGAATACAGCAAAGATGAGAAGATAAAACGAATGCTCTGTATTTTCTTCTAA